A genomic window from Silurus meridionalis isolate SWU-2019-XX chromosome 21, ASM1480568v1, whole genome shotgun sequence includes:
- the and1 gene encoding actinodin1, producing the protein MAGLNRSFFSHVFTGLLTTAIMAEFLLAVPLTQLSTEHGTEKINAEPSSFKRLIRNRRNISWYKQHSDFWNWYKFFTDSGNQQGVAELDRMYLAYLQNKNRAENQRSYKLYLQHLSEIYKSCADSEDPNCLASYLSRSKAKPEPQTPAPVRSCDPFRDPQCLQALGYSAYPYVASAKSAAPAPAPAPVKTPAYIRTPAVKDTSYGQYYYAPVAQSFLSPEQKAELLRICGADDVECLQYHFRGAYGYKPAGVPAPSYAHLGSSSQKVPKAPASLYRRYPNCDPRVDPNCAYAGVSAAQKSDTPAERFCNPLYDENCNPLTGIRYAGAATQSEDPKDDPASVAGTPQELQNSHYDPYSMFQDAAAASSAMRRLPSGSRQIPQHHLPPTMEENSQSFGPPGKTKEGYDCFIGYDEQCYPIGTQNVLNAVPQRQVPHSMETYEPHLNADGSRKGVIEPDPHCDPEYDSNCRLRRYEPEAEEPEMDVSHKNDREHQDHREEAAHPEDQREEVYPEQQPDMNNQGYDQQQYDRYMSGQEDPYASYDQPNQGSINFQDILKAYASRFPNQEHHRAYTGDYKKK; encoded by the exons ATGGCTGGTCTGAACAGATCGTTCTTCTCTCACGTGTTCACAGGACTGCTGACTACAGCAATAATGGCAG AGTTCCTCCTGGCTGTCCCACTGACCCAGCTTTCCACTGAACATG GTACAGAAAAGATCAATGCTGAGCCGAGCTCTTTCAAAAGATTAATCCGCAACCGTAGGAACATCAGCTGGTACAAACAACACTCTGATTTCTGGAACTGGTACAAGTTCTTCACCGACTCTGGAAACCAGCAGGGA GTTGCAGAACTGGACCGCATGTATCTGGCGTACCTTCAGAACAAGAACCGTGCCGAAAACCAGCGATCCTACAAGCTCTACCTGCAGCATCTGAGTGAAATCTACAAGTCATGTGCTGATTCTGAAGACCCAAACTGCTTGGCCTCATACCTCAGCAGGTCCAAAGCCAAGCCTGAGCCACAGACACCGGCACCAGTTAGGTCATGTGATCCTTTCAGGGATCCACAATGTCTCCAGGCTCTGGGATACAGTGCTTATCCATATGTGGCCTCTGCAAAGTCTGCAGCTCCTGcccctgctcctgctcctgttaAAACTCCAGCGTACATCCGAACCCCTGCGGTGAAGGACACGAGTTATGGTCAGTATTATTATGCCCCTGTGGCACAGTCCTTCCTTTCTCCTGAGCAGAAAGCCGAGCTCTTGCGTATTTGCGGTGCTGATGATGTCGAGTGCCTGCAGTATCACTTCCGTGGCGCTTATGGCTACAAACCCGCTGGCGTCCCAGCTCCATCTTACGCCCATCTGGGCTCCTCCTCACAGAAGGTTCCGAAAGCCCCAGCCAGCTTATATCGTCGCTACCCCAACTGCGATCCTCGTGTCGACCCGAACTGTGCCTACGCCGGAGTCTCAGCTGCTCAGAAATCAGACACACCAGCTGAGAGATTCTGTAACCCACTTTATGATGAGAACTGCAACCCACTGACAGGGATCAGGTATGCTGGAGCAGCTACTCAATCAGAAGATCCCAAAGATGATCCTGCTTCTGTCGCAGGCACTCCCCAGGAGCTGCAAAACTCCCATTATGATCCCTATTCCATGTTCCAGGATGCTGCTGCAGCTTCTTCTGCTATGCGTAGGCTTCCGTCTGGTTCACGCCAAATTCCACAGCACCACCTGCCACCCACTATGGAGGAGAACTCCCAATCATTTGGACCTCCTGGAAAGACCAAGGAAGGCTATGATTGCTTTATTGGTTATGATGAACAGTGCTACCCAATTGGAACCCAGAATGTCCTCAATGCAGTCCCACAAAGGCAGGTTCCACATTCAATGGAGACCTACGAGCCTCACCTCAATGCAGATGGCTCCAGAAAGGGTGTGATTGAACCGGATCCTCATTGCGACCCCGAGTATGACAGTAATTGCCGCCTGCGTCGTTATGAGCCTGAGGCTGAAGAACCAGAGATGGACGTATCCCACAAGAATGACCGTGAGCACCAAGATCACAGGGAGGAAGCTGCTCACCCTGAGGATCAGAGGGAGGAGGTCTACCCTGAACAACAGCCAGACATGAACAACCAAGGCTATGATCAGCAGCAGTATGACCGCTACATGAGTGGCCAGGAGGATCCTTATGCCTCTTATGATCAGCCAAATCAAGGTTCCATCAACTTTCAGGACATCCTGAAGGCGTATGCGAGCCGCTTCCCAAACCAGGAGCACCATCGTGCCTACACAGGAGACTACAAGAAGAAGTAA
- the tmtopsb gene encoding teleost multiple tissue opsin b, whose product MDYSRELITSNLSWSCASCAHAGRGHAHAGRDLTPAGHVVVAVCLGIIGTFGFVNNALVLLLFCRHKSLRSPINCMLVSISVSDLLVCALGTPFSFAASARGRWLIGARGCVWYGFVNSFLGIVSLISLAALSYERYCTMMGSTQIDITSYRKVFMGIAFSWIYSLVWTVPPLFGWSRYGPEGPGTTCSVNWTMKTPNNMSYIVCLFFFCLILPFLVIVYSYGKLIRAIKQVTRISTALSRKREQRVLLLVVTMVVCYLLCWLPYGVMALVATFGEPGLVTPEASIVPSLLAKTSTVINPVVYIFMNKQFFRCFRDLLMCRSTDRGSNYKISSKITKSLGIFKQATGHDPAPCPDVVCNPDSNKLKNSSELETPFPAAPGSVKPPVLLIVHYNG is encoded by the exons ATGGATTACTCGAGAGAACTTATCACGTCCAACCTGAGCTGGAGCTGCGCCTCGTGCGCCCACGCCGGACGCGGTCACGCTCACGCGGGTCGAGATCTGACCCCCGCCGGTCACGTGGTGGTCGCCGTGTGCCTCGGCATCATCGGCACGTTCGGCTTCGTGAACAACGCGCTCGTGCTTTTGCTGTTCTGCCGCCACAAGTCCCTCCGTTCGCCGATCAACTGCATGCTCGTGAGCATCTCGGTGAGCGACCTGCTCGTGTGCGCGCTCGGGACGCCGTTCAGCTTCGCCGCGAGCGCGCGCGGACGGTGGCTGATCGGTGCGCGCGGCTGCGTGTGGTACGGCTTCGTTAACTCCTTCCTCG GAATCGTGTCTCTGATCTCATTGGCTGCTCTTTCATATGAACGTTACTGTACCATGATGGGGAGCACGCAGATCGACATCACCAGCTACAGGAAAGTCTTTATGGGCATCGCTTTCTCCTGGATCTACTCCTTGGTGTGGACCGTGCCTCCATTGTTCGGGTGGAGCCGCTACGGTCCTGAGGGTCCCGGTACCACCTGTAGTGTCAACTGGACCATGAAAACACCCAACAACATGTCCTACATtgtgtgtcttttctttttctgcctcATCCTTCCGTTTCTTGTGATCGTGTACAGCTACGGAAAACTGATACGGGCCATCAAGCAG GTGACGAGGATCAGCACAGCTCTGAGTCGTAAGCGAGAGCAGCGAGTTCTTCTCCTAGTGGTCACCATGGTGGTGTGTTATCTCCTATGCTGGCTGCCGTACGGTGTCATGGCGCTCGTAGCGACGTTCGGAGAACCTGGATTGGTCACGCCCGAGGCCAGCATCGTGCCGTCTCTGTTAGCCAAAACCAGCACCGTGATCAACCCTGTCGTCTACatcttcatgaacaaacag TTCTTCAGGTGCTTCAGAGATCTGCTCATGTGTAGATCTACAGATCGAGGATCAAACTACAAAATCTCTTCCAAGATTACAAAGTCTCTCGGGATATTCAAACAAGCCACCGGTCATGATCCTGCTCCGTGTCCAGATGTCGTCTGCAATCCAGACAGCAACAAGCTGAAGAACAGCTCGGAGCTCGAAACACCATTTCCTGCAGCTCCTGGAAGCGTAAAGCCGCCCGTCTTACTCATAGTCCACTACAATGGATGA
- the tnk2a gene encoding LOW QUALITY PROTEIN: activated CDC42 kinase 1 (The sequence of the model RefSeq protein was modified relative to this genomic sequence to represent the inferred CDS: inserted 1 base in 1 codon) — protein MQAEEGTEWLLELLTDVQLQQYFLRIRDELNVTRLSHFDYVKTEDLEKIGMGRPGQRRLWEAVKKRRAMCXRKSWMKVFTGKRPETETQTGVTFRDSSPCSLLSEDHGESQPAALTCLISERDLTLLEKLGDGSFGVVKRGEWQAPSGRVLNVAVKCLKTDLLDQTEGLDDFIQEVNAMHSLNHQNLIRLYGVILTHPMKMVAELAPLGSLLDRLRKRQGHILISVLCRYTVQIACGMAYLESRRFIHRDLAARNILLASNDLVKIGDFGLMRALPKNDDHYVMQEHHKVPFAWCAPESLKTRTFSHASDTWMFGVTLWEMFTHGQEPWIGLNGSQILHKIDKEGERLVKPEDCPQDIYNVMLQSWSPKPEDRPTFVALRDFLVETMPTDMRALQDFDELDKLKIHTNDIITIIEGRAENYWWRGQNRQTLKVGQFPRNVVTSVAGLSAHDISRPLKHSFIHTGHGDTDPHRSWGAPDKIDEIYLGNPMDPPDVLGMDPNADKPTKLPNRSKKQPPPRPPQPAVLLKKPFYDCVIDDDDDDEDNDLIVTGLKKLSLKAPSYLGLRLRPWENSDSADRLSEVSLIDFGDDSFSSTSPSPITETPASSAAPSGASILDSGPPPSPYRSLPNPLHPTPVVDWDSRPLPCLPAYDEVALDCGEQEDVEVSSINAEKTDHPKMQNYDSVKEDLDLKCKVEDNLFLPSKPALENRSSSQSADIFKELQREVMAKLRVPATAQSMPSSPVLPHRQIILPTREDKPQIPPRIPVPPTRPSRRTRARLSASQGDDEERPQPPQIPPRDHAISQPSSRSPSPMISTQQRPILCCVGSLGSCLSPSSYSYSPSTAPSKLTLSPSRVNYNSQNSTSSTSIDRAKSPCSLPVLSDTTKSSSTPNYLLPERPTFLDKSVKDSEQNKERRTNMATVRPIMQQQIFKSNMTSNPSSSSQSSTALNTYSSVKQVQEAVHGVTVEECQTALQSHGWNIQKAIEYLKVEQLFRLGLKTRTECVEVLQRCNWNLEHASTQMLDSYGSSRQRY, from the exons GTCAGCGGCGTCTGTGGGAAGCAGTGAAGAAACGCAGAGCGATGT AACGCAAGTCGTGGATGAAG GTGTTTACAGGGAAGAGACCCGAGACGGAGACTCAGACGGGAGTGACATTTCGAGATTCGTCTCCCTGCAGTCTTCTGTCTGAGGATCACGGAGAGTCTCAGCCAGCAGCTCTGACCTGCCTGATCTCTGAGCGAGACCTGACGCTGCTGGAGAAACTCGGAGACGGATCATTTGGTGTGGTGAAGAGAGGGGAGTGGCAGGCTCCGTCTGGACGAGTG CTGAATGTTGCTGTAAAATGTCTGAAGACGGACTTGTTGGATCAGACAGAAGGTCTGGACGATTTCATACAGGAAGTAAACGCCATGCACTCGCTGAACCATCAGAACCTGATCCGGCTGTACGGAGTGATTCTCACACATCCCATGAAGATG gtggcgGAGCTGGCTCCTCTCGGCTCTCTGCTGGACCGGTTGAGGAAGCGTCAGGGTCACATCCTGATCTCGGTGCTGTGCCGCTACACCGTGCAGATCGCGTGTGGAATGGCGTACCTCGAGTCACGGCGTTTTATCCACCGAGACCTGGCCGCTCGCAACATCCTGCTCGCCTCCAACGACCTGGTGAAGATCGGAGACTTCGGCCTGATGCGCGCTCTGCCCAAGAACGACGACCATTACGTGATGCAGGAGCACCACAAGGTTCCATTCGCCTG GTGTGCTCCAGAGAGCCTGAAGACCAGAACCTTCTCTCATGCCAGTGATACCTGGATGTTTGGTGTGACGCTGTGGGAGATGTTCACGCACGGCCAGGAGCCCTGGATCGGACTAAATGGCAGCCAA ATTCTTCATAAGATCGATAAGGAGGGGGAGAGACTGGTTAAACCTGAAGACTGTCCTCAGGACATCTACAACGTCATGCTGCAGAGCTGGTCTCCAAAACCCGAGGACAGGCCGACCTTCGTGGCTCTGAGGGACTTCCTCGTGGAG ACGATGCCTACAGACATGAGAGCTCTGCAGGACTTTGACGAACTTGACAAGCTGAAGATCCACACGAACGACATCATCACGATCATCGAGGGCAG AGCGGAGAACTACTGGTGGCGAGGTCAGAACCGGCAAACTCTGAAGGTGGGTCAGTTCCCCAGGAATGTGGTGACGTCTGTGGCTGGACTTTCTGCTCATGACATCAGCAGGCCTCTTAAACACAGCTTTATCCACACGGGTCATGGAGACACGGACCCTCACCGCAGCTGGGGAGCTCCTGATAAAATCGATGA AATATACCTGGGGAACCCCATGGACCCTCCTGATGTTCTTGGGATGGATCCGAATGCTGATAAACCCACAAAATTACCAAATCGATCTAAAA AGCAACCTCCACCTCGTCCTCCTCAGCCGGCCGTCCTTCTGAAGA AACCCTTCTATGACTGCGTAattgatgacgatgatgatgatgaagacaaTGATCTGATAGTCACTGGATTGAAGAAGCTTTCTCTGAAAGCACCATCGTACCTCGGGCTACGCCTTCGTCCGTGGGAGAACTCAGACTCGGCCGATCGTCTCAGCGAGGTTTCGCTCATCGACTTCGGAGATGATAGCTTCAGCTCCACCTCACCTTCTCCCATTACAGAGACTCCGGCCTCCAGCGCCGCTCCATCAGGAGCCTCCATCCTGGATTCCGGTCCTCCACCGAGCCCGTACCGCAGTTTGCCAAACCCGCTGCACCCGACCCCCGTGGTGGACTGGGACTCCCGGCCTCTGCCTTGCCTCCCTGCGTATGATGAGGTGGCTTTAGATTGTGGAGAGCAGGAGGACGTGGAGGTCAGCTCCATCAACGCTGAGAAGACTGACCATCCAAAGATGCAGAATTACGACAGTGTCAAAGAAGATTTAGATCTCAAGTGCAAAGTAGAAGACAATTTGTTCCTTCCATCTAAACCTGCTTTGGAGAACCGATCTTCTTCACAGTCTGCTGACATCTTCAAGGAATTACAGAGGGAGGTCATGGCCAAGTTGCGTGTTCCTGCGACAGCTCAGTCAATGCCCTCGTCACCCGTCTTACCACACCGCCAAATCATCCTGCCAACCCGTGAGGACAAGCCTCAGATCCCACCCCGGATCCCTGTCCCACCAACACGCCCTTCCAGACGGACACGTGCCAGGCTTTCTGCTTCTCAGGGAGATGATGAGGAGAGGCCTCAGCCTCCACAGATCCCTCCCAGAGACCACGCCATATCACAGCCCAGCTCTCGATCCCCCAGTCCCATGATCTCCACTCAACAAAGACCCATTCTCTGCTGTGTTGGGTCTTTAGGATCCTGCCTCTCACCTTCATCGTACTCCTACTCTCCATCTACTGCTCCTTCAAAGCTCACGCTCAGCCCAAGTAGAGTCAACTACAATTCCCAGAATTCCACTTCCTCCACCAGTATAGACCGAGCCAAGAGCCCCTGCAGCCTGCCGGTCCTGAGCGACACCACCAAGTCCAGCAGCACTCCGAATTACCTGCTTCCTGAGAGACCAACGTTTCTCGACAAGTCTGTGAAAGATTCAGAGCAAAACAAAGAGCGACGGACCAACATGGCCACCGTAAGACCCATCATGCAGCAGCAGATCTTCAAGTCCAATATGACCTCCAACCCCAGCAGCAGCTCTCAGAGTTCCACTGCACTCAACACTTACAGTAGCGTGAAACAG GTGCAGGAGGCGGTCCATGGCGTGACGGTAGAGGAGTGTCAGACTGCACTCCAGAGTCACGGCTGGAACATCCAGAAGGCTATTGAGTACCTCAAG gTTGAGCAGCTGTTCCGTCTTGGGCTGAAGACTCGAACCGAGTGTGTGGAAGTTTTGCAGAGATGCAACTGGAACCTGGAGCATGCGAGCACCCAGATGCTGGATTCATATGGAAGCTCCAGACAAAG ATACTAA